From one Thermanaeromonas sp. C210 genomic stretch:
- the cas4 gene encoding CRISPR-associated protein Cas4, producing MGWQDAEYIPVSALQHYVFCPRQCALIHLEQVWEENLFTLRGRRVHENVDIPDREVEEGVRIERAVPLWSDRLGLIGRADVVEFLPDGTPYPVEYKAGPRRARRADEVQLCAQGICLEEMTGRSVMRGALYHHGSRRRREVRFTPELRSQVEKVAKAVRQLLQEAALPPPVADGRCRDCSLVDICMPRVLQNLPTWLEREWK from the coding sequence ATGGGTTGGCAAGACGCGGAATACATTCCTGTTAGCGCTTTGCAACATTACGTCTTTTGCCCGCGCCAATGCGCATTAATCCACTTAGAGCAGGTGTGGGAGGAAAATCTTTTTACCCTGCGGGGACGCCGGGTGCACGAAAATGTGGATATCCCCGACCGGGAGGTGGAAGAGGGCGTTCGCATCGAGCGGGCCGTCCCCCTGTGGTCCGACCGCCTGGGATTAATCGGCAGGGCAGACGTAGTGGAATTCCTCCCCGATGGGACTCCCTACCCGGTGGAGTATAAGGCCGGTCCCCGACGGGCCCGGCGGGCCGACGAGGTGCAGCTGTGTGCCCAAGGCATATGCCTGGAGGAAATGACGGGCCGGTCCGTCATGCGGGGTGCCCTCTACCACCATGGCTCCCGCCGCAGGCGGGAAGTCCGCTTCACCCCTGAACTCCGCTCCCAAGTAGAAAAGGTGGCCAAGGCGGTGCGACAATTGTTACAGGAAGCCGCCCTGCCCCCGCCGGTGGCGGACGGCCGCTGCCGGGACTGTTCCCTGGTGGACATCTGTATGCCCCGCGTCCTGCAAAATCTCCCTACCTGGTTGGAGCGTGAATGGAAGTGA
- a CDS encoding FmdB family zinc ribbon protein: MPIYVYKCPQCGTFETEQRITAPALESCPTCGSPVHRVITGNISVIYKGSGFHTTDYRSKDYKEKAKSESENKGDVKAAS, from the coding sequence ATGCCCATATACGTCTATAAATGCCCTCAGTGCGGTACCTTTGAAACTGAACAGCGGATTACAGCTCCTGCTCTGGAATCTTGCCCAACCTGCGGCAGTCCCGTCCACCGGGTGATCACCGGCAACATCAGCGTAATTTATAAAGGCTCCGGCTTCCACACCACGGACTACCGGAGCAAGGACTATAAAGAAAAGGCGAAGTCGGAGAGCGAAAACAAGGGCGATGTTAAGGCAGCAAGCTGA
- the cas2 gene encoding CRISPR-associated endonuclease Cas2 translates to MRRIDIVVAYDVNMETKEGQARLRKVATICKNFGQRVQYSLFECRVTPAQLEELIHQLRKVMNEKQDSLRIYVLHGGREGSVKVYGRDRYVDFESPLIL, encoded by the coding sequence ATGAGGCGGATAGATATAGTAGTGGCCTACGATGTAAATATGGAGACCAAAGAGGGCCAGGCTCGCCTACGCAAGGTGGCCACCATATGTAAAAATTTCGGCCAGCGGGTCCAGTACTCCCTCTTTGAGTGCCGCGTAACACCGGCACAACTTGAGGAGCTCATCCACCAGCTCCGCAAAGTAATGAATGAAAAACAGGACAGCCTCCGCATCTACGTACTGCACGGCGGCAGGGAAGGTTCCGTCAAGGTTTATGGCCGGGACCGATACGTGGATTTTGAAAGCCCGTTAATATTATAG
- the cas3 gene encoding CRISPR-associated helicase Cas3' — protein sequence MALNLPCYAHTPNQQDKWHHLPSHLTKVAELAKAFADPFGGGAYAAWAGLFHDLGKFNPAFQTYLQARHEGQNHPPVPHAIWGAAMLYQLLFKVVQNPELWKDIAMPVYGHHAGLPAAGRLGQDAEEFLQKNGSAVDIMREALASLPKPPPLPPLPGEGTRRELFIRLLFSALVDADYLDTEEHFAPDLAASRKGWPDLHQLWSRFIEKQQAFIAARKTKSLTDAVRMEVYEACLRAAEGPPGVWRLTVPTGGGKTRSGLAFALKHAVLHGKRRIVVAIPYTSIIEQTAEVYRKILGDEAVLEHHSQVVPSENEEQDSATMRFRLAAENWDAPVIVTTTVQLFESLFTDSPARARKLHNLARSVILLDEVQALPPEILRPTLDVLRALVEDCGVTLVLSTATQPAFDETPYLNEFSCMEVREIVPQYREHFEQLRRVNYELRQEPISWESLAREIRDLRQVLVILNSRLDALHLLKMLDDLPDVFHLSTLLCGAHRKKVLAEVALRLQKGKPVRLISTQVVEAGVDLDFPVVYRAVGPLDRIVQAAGRCNREGRLAAGLTVVFEPAEGRTPRGAYKTGLEKARLLLRERPAESLHDPDLYRQYFQRLFQDVNLDEKGIQEYRFALDYPEVARRYRLIEEETVAVVVPYGEAEKHLRDWLRYPGRDTWRKLQPYVVSIFRYEATTFKKQGLLDPLGEGFYRWIGRYDERLGLVGPLYDPNDLIV from the coding sequence ATGGCCCTTAATCTCCCGTGTTACGCCCACACACCTAACCAGCAGGACAAATGGCACCATCTCCCTTCCCACCTCACGAAGGTTGCCGAGCTGGCCAAAGCCTTCGCCGATCCTTTCGGAGGCGGAGCTTATGCGGCGTGGGCTGGCCTTTTCCACGACCTGGGTAAATTTAATCCCGCCTTCCAAACCTATTTGCAAGCCCGGCATGAAGGGCAAAATCACCCGCCGGTACCCCATGCCATATGGGGAGCAGCCATGCTCTACCAACTCCTTTTTAAAGTCGTCCAAAATCCAGAATTGTGGAAGGATATAGCCATGCCCGTATACGGCCACCATGCCGGCCTTCCGGCAGCAGGCCGCCTGGGCCAAGATGCCGAAGAGTTCCTCCAGAAAAACGGCAGCGCGGTGGACATCATGAGGGAAGCCCTGGCTTCCCTTCCCAAACCTCCGCCCCTGCCCCCACTCCCTGGGGAAGGCACTCGGCGCGAGCTATTCATACGCCTCCTCTTTTCCGCCCTGGTGGACGCCGACTACCTGGACACCGAAGAACATTTCGCCCCGGATTTGGCTGCAAGTAGAAAGGGATGGCCGGATCTTCACCAGCTCTGGTCCAGATTCATCGAAAAGCAACAAGCTTTTATCGCCGCCAGGAAAACTAAATCTCTCACCGATGCCGTACGCATGGAAGTATACGAGGCCTGCCTGCGTGCGGCCGAGGGACCGCCGGGGGTCTGGCGCCTCACAGTACCCACCGGCGGAGGAAAGACCAGGAGCGGCCTGGCCTTCGCTTTAAAGCATGCAGTGTTGCACGGTAAGCGCCGAATCGTTGTAGCCATTCCTTATACGAGCATCATCGAACAAACGGCGGAAGTTTACCGGAAGATATTGGGGGATGAAGCCGTCTTGGAACACCACAGCCAGGTGGTCCCGTCTGAAAATGAGGAACAAGACTCCGCAACCATGCGCTTCCGCCTGGCCGCTGAGAACTGGGACGCGCCCGTAATCGTTACAACCACCGTACAACTCTTCGAGAGCCTTTTTACCGACAGCCCCGCCAGGGCACGTAAACTCCACAATTTGGCCCGGAGCGTGATCCTGTTGGATGAGGTGCAGGCCCTGCCCCCGGAAATCCTGCGGCCTACCTTGGACGTATTGAGGGCCCTTGTCGAAGACTGCGGCGTCACCCTGGTGCTCTCTACCGCCACCCAACCGGCTTTTGACGAAACCCCTTACCTCAACGAATTTAGCTGTATGGAAGTGCGGGAGATAGTACCGCAGTACCGGGAACACTTTGAGCAGTTGAGAAGAGTAAATTACGAGCTGCGCCAGGAGCCTATTTCTTGGGAATCTCTGGCGAGAGAAATCCGAGATCTTCGGCAAGTACTGGTGATTCTCAATTCACGCCTTGACGCCCTCCATCTCCTTAAGATGCTGGACGATCTGCCCGACGTATTTCACCTGTCCACCCTTCTTTGCGGTGCCCACAGGAAAAAAGTACTGGCCGAAGTGGCTCTAAGGTTACAGAAGGGGAAGCCGGTTCGGCTCATCAGCACCCAAGTAGTAGAAGCCGGAGTGGACTTGGATTTCCCCGTGGTCTACCGGGCGGTGGGTCCCCTGGACCGAATAGTCCAGGCGGCCGGGAGGTGCAACCGCGAGGGGCGGCTGGCAGCGGGACTTACCGTTGTCTTTGAACCCGCCGAAGGTAGAACACCCCGTGGCGCCTACAAAACCGGCCTAGAAAAAGCCCGCCTCCTTTTAAGGGAGCGGCCGGCTGAAAGTCTCCATGACCCAGACCTTTACCGGCAATATTTTCAGAGGCTGTTCCAGGACGTCAACCTGGACGAAAAGGGAATTCAGGAATATCGCTTCGCCTTGGACTACCCGGAAGTAGCCCGCCGTTATCGCCTGATCGAAGAGGAAACGGTAGCGGTAGTAGTGCCCTACGGCGAAGCGGAAAAACACTTGAGGGATTGGCTCAGGTATCCCGGCCGTGACACCTGGAGAAAACTGCAGCCTTATGTGGTCAGTATTTTCCGCTATGAAGCGACCACGTTTAAGAAACAAGGCCTCCTTGATCCCCTGGGGGAAGGCTTCTACCGCTGGATTGGACGATACGACGAACGCTTGGGTCTGGTAGGTCCCTTGTACGACCCGAATGATCTTATCGTATAG
- the cas7c gene encoding type I-C CRISPR-associated protein Cas7/Csd2: MTVNNGLSLICDPQKRYDFVFLFDVRDGNPNGDPDAGNLPRVDPETMHGLASDVALKRKVRDYLQVTKNIPIFIQSRVALNTLIRQAGEAKGIAESRVPNEEVRQELCKRYYDIRMFGAVLSTGDLNAGQVRGPVQLTFARSIDPVLPLDISITRKARTTEERMETGETEMGRKPIIPYGLYRSHGFYNPFLAEGTGVSQEDLEAFWEALSNLFELDRSASRGEMHVRGIFVFRHEDRKGNAPTHKLFDLIKVRRKEGVEIPRSFADYAIETPPEGTLEDLGLGGVTLIRLV; encoded by the coding sequence ATGACGGTTAATAATGGGCTTTCCCTCATCTGTGATCCCCAGAAACGGTATGATTTCGTTTTCCTTTTCGACGTTCGGGATGGCAACCCCAATGGTGACCCCGATGCAGGCAACCTGCCGCGGGTAGATCCGGAAACCATGCACGGCCTGGCCAGCGATGTTGCTTTAAAAAGAAAAGTACGGGACTACCTACAGGTTACGAAGAATATCCCCATCTTTATCCAGAGCAGGGTGGCTCTGAATACCTTAATCCGGCAGGCCGGTGAAGCCAAGGGCATTGCCGAAAGCCGGGTGCCCAACGAGGAAGTGCGCCAGGAGTTGTGTAAGCGCTATTACGACATTCGCATGTTTGGTGCGGTTCTCTCTACCGGGGACCTAAACGCCGGCCAGGTACGCGGCCCCGTGCAGTTGACCTTCGCCCGTTCCATTGACCCTGTGCTACCATTAGACATCTCTATTACCCGCAAGGCCAGGACTACCGAAGAGCGTATGGAAACCGGAGAAACCGAGATGGGGAGAAAGCCCATCATTCCCTACGGCCTATACCGGAGCCACGGTTTCTATAACCCCTTCCTAGCCGAAGGTACGGGGGTCTCGCAAGAGGACCTGGAGGCTTTCTGGGAGGCCCTTAGTAACCTTTTCGAGCTGGACCGTTCGGCCTCCAGGGGGGAAATGCACGTGCGCGGGATCTTTGTTTTCCGCCACGAGGACAGGAAAGGCAATGCTCCGACCCACAAGCTGTTTGACCTTATAAAAGTAAGGCGGAAGGAGGGGGTAGAGATTCCCCGCTCCTTCGCGGACTATGCGATCGAGACTCCCCCTGAAGGAACCCTGGAAGACCTGGGGTTGGGCGGCGTCACCCTTATCAGGCTGGTGTAA
- the ypeB gene encoding germination protein YpeB — protein sequence MKRRWSTLALSLLLLAALGWGLWERANRLALAHAVEAGGQRDFYNLLSQVEQAEVSMGKSLVCSTPAQQAALLTQAWNQASFAQAALTQLPTPGINLTATRKFLSQAADYCNYLAQKVARGQSLSEEEIQNLNRLRQEMGRLAADLHNTESKVASKALRWSSFYSVRMPPLPRTMALGEAVPAQATPQGLEGFINTDRHMQTLPSLNYDGPFSDHLEKARPLGLTGTAIDQPQAERNALAFAGSASGTPCRVTVVSPVNGRIPCFGISLVDDKRPGIVSRVDVSQQGGHIISFLNPRPVNNATLDAQAAAERAVSFLKAHGFPAVVPTYTLRQGNTQLITFAVREKGVILYPDQVKVKVALDNGEIIGFDATPYYMAHHQRNLPEPAVGVEDIRAKVQPHLKVEGIRLALIPTAGGREILTYEVTTSLDNERYLLYFNALTGEEEKVMKIVDLPGGQLTM from the coding sequence ATGAAGCGGAGATGGAGTACCCTTGCCTTGTCTCTCCTCCTCCTGGCGGCTCTAGGCTGGGGACTCTGGGAGAGGGCCAACCGCCTGGCCCTGGCCCATGCGGTAGAAGCCGGCGGCCAGCGGGATTTCTATAACCTCTTGAGCCAGGTAGAGCAGGCCGAAGTGAGTATGGGCAAATCCCTGGTATGCAGCACACCCGCCCAGCAGGCGGCCCTCCTCACCCAAGCCTGGAACCAAGCTTCTTTTGCCCAGGCCGCCCTGACCCAATTACCCACCCCCGGCATAAATCTGACCGCTACCCGCAAATTCCTCTCGCAGGCTGCAGATTATTGTAACTACCTGGCCCAGAAGGTAGCTCGCGGCCAGTCCCTTTCCGAGGAAGAAATCCAAAATTTGAACCGCCTGCGCCAGGAAATGGGCCGCCTGGCCGCCGACCTCCATAACACCGAAAGCAAGGTCGCAAGTAAAGCCCTGCGGTGGAGCAGCTTTTATTCCGTCCGCATGCCCCCCCTCCCCCGGACCATGGCCCTGGGTGAAGCCGTCCCTGCCCAAGCGACACCACAGGGCCTGGAAGGGTTCATCAACACCGACCGCCATATGCAGACCCTGCCCAGCCTGAATTACGACGGCCCCTTTTCCGATCACCTGGAGAAGGCCAGGCCCCTCGGTTTGACCGGGACGGCCATCGACCAGCCCCAGGCGGAGAGAAATGCCCTGGCCTTTGCCGGGTCCGCCAGCGGTACCCCTTGCCGAGTTACCGTGGTGAGCCCCGTCAACGGACGGATACCCTGCTTCGGTATCTCCCTGGTCGACGATAAAAGGCCGGGCATCGTGAGCCGGGTAGATGTGAGCCAGCAAGGAGGGCACATCATCTCCTTCCTTAATCCCCGGCCCGTCAACAATGCCACTCTGGACGCCCAGGCAGCCGCCGAGCGCGCCGTGAGCTTCCTGAAAGCCCACGGTTTTCCGGCAGTGGTACCCACCTATACCTTGCGGCAGGGCAACACCCAGCTTATAACCTTTGCCGTCCGGGAAAAGGGGGTCATCCTCTACCCTGACCAAGTTAAGGTGAAGGTCGCCCTGGACAACGGGGAAATCATAGGCTTCGATGCCACCCCCTACTATATGGCCCATCACCAGCGCAACCTGCCAGAACCTGCGGTCGGCGTAGAGGACATCAGGGCGAAGGTCCAGCCCCACCTCAAGGTAGAGGGCATAAGGCTCGCCCTCATACCCACGGCAGGCGGGCGGGAAATCCTTACTTACGAAGTAACAACTTCCCTGGACAACGAACGCTACCTCCTGTATTTTAACGCCTTGACGGGCGAGGAAGAAAAGGTCATGAAGATCGTCGATCTCCCCGGTGGTCAGCTGACCATGTAG
- the cas8c gene encoding type I-C CRISPR-associated protein Cas8c/Csd1, which produces MFKELVELGRELEAQRKLPPVGFYNYTEPIRWVVHIWPGPPLKIWLEEVELYLPRPFDGRTSAIRAHPLVDEGAYALGVSRQKKGSDKRAGEKHRAFQELLKKFMASPLIKDGALHQAAGWVAEVLEKGLVEKDPRFEKVQSKDWVSFMPEEGPLAGRHLFEHPETKAFWVAEAQERSAQLDSQGRPVKGECSVCGTAETLVARIPLKIKLLSAAPLHSFNADAFVSYFAGREAFKYIHLGLCFTCGDTASRAFNYLSGSPRHRRDLFRDKNRADSLANQIAVFWLKAPASLELESRSLNLDDLLAVLASPMAEEKAQQKTAPPPDLVQVSRLLELPWAPATAGLNLDAYSFYLGVLSPNVGRVALREWFTVSLDALKENLRRFLQALTLVSPRADELRPVSIAAMTEALRSPDPNLPRGLLRCAYLGYKPSAELLARAVPRLKALWIRGGRERPDEDWERLQQIYYLTALLKLVLFYGREEAVKMQKLDAGHGSPPYLCGRLLAVLEEAQQRAANFKLKTTLVGRFYGAASTAPASVFGNLLRLSTTAHLPEGGREINVLVEEILSRLDEAGGFPRTLNLPQQAEFALGFYHQRAYFRAGRSKGKTGTPSEEGGN; this is translated from the coding sequence ATGTTTAAAGAATTGGTCGAACTCGGACGTGAACTGGAAGCCCAAAGAAAACTGCCGCCCGTCGGCTTTTACAACTATACGGAGCCGATACGCTGGGTAGTACACATCTGGCCCGGCCCGCCCTTGAAGATATGGCTGGAGGAGGTCGAATTGTACCTGCCCCGTCCCTTCGACGGGAGAACTTCGGCCATACGAGCACACCCCCTGGTCGATGAAGGGGCTTATGCCCTGGGGGTCTCCAGGCAAAAAAAGGGTTCCGATAAGCGAGCCGGGGAAAAACACCGGGCATTTCAAGAATTGCTTAAGAAGTTTATGGCTTCACCCTTGATAAAGGATGGGGCTCTCCACCAGGCGGCCGGCTGGGTGGCCGAGGTTCTGGAAAAGGGTTTGGTAGAAAAGGACCCGCGGTTTGAAAAGGTCCAATCCAAGGACTGGGTCTCCTTTATGCCTGAGGAAGGCCCCCTTGCCGGGCGTCACTTGTTCGAGCATCCCGAGACCAAGGCTTTCTGGGTAGCCGAAGCCCAGGAACGTAGCGCCCAGCTGGACTCGCAAGGCCGCCCGGTAAAAGGCGAGTGTTCTGTGTGCGGCACTGCGGAAACACTGGTGGCAAGGATACCGTTAAAAATCAAACTCCTCAGCGCCGCACCCCTGCACTCCTTTAACGCCGATGCCTTTGTTTCCTACTTCGCGGGCAGGGAGGCTTTCAAGTACATCCATCTAGGGCTCTGCTTTACATGCGGGGATACTGCCTCCAGGGCCTTCAATTACCTGTCCGGCAGCCCCCGTCACCGGAGGGACTTGTTCAGGGACAAAAATAGGGCCGACAGCCTGGCCAACCAGATCGCCGTCTTCTGGCTTAAAGCCCCAGCTTCCTTAGAACTGGAAAGCCGGTCCCTGAACCTTGACGACCTCCTGGCCGTGCTGGCGAGCCCTATGGCGGAGGAAAAGGCCCAGCAAAAGACCGCGCCCCCTCCTGACCTGGTCCAGGTGAGCCGCCTGCTGGAACTGCCCTGGGCACCTGCCACGGCCGGCCTCAATCTCGATGCCTATTCCTTCTATCTAGGAGTACTCTCGCCCAATGTGGGGCGCGTTGCCCTCAGGGAGTGGTTTACGGTTTCCCTTGATGCTTTGAAGGAAAACCTCCGCCGTTTTCTACAAGCCCTTACCTTAGTATCCCCTAGGGCCGACGAACTACGGCCTGTGTCTATCGCCGCCATGACGGAGGCGTTGCGGTCCCCTGACCCCAATTTACCCCGGGGTTTACTGCGGTGTGCCTATCTGGGGTATAAACCCTCGGCCGAACTTCTGGCCCGGGCCGTACCGCGCCTGAAAGCCCTTTGGATTAGAGGAGGGAGGGAACGACCGGATGAGGACTGGGAACGGCTTCAACAGATTTACTACCTTACCGCCCTGCTAAAGTTGGTGCTGTTCTACGGAAGGGAGGAGGCTGTTAAAATGCAAAAACTTGATGCCGGCCATGGGTCCCCGCCCTACCTTTGCGGGCGGTTGCTGGCCGTACTGGAGGAAGCCCAGCAGCGGGCGGCCAACTTTAAACTTAAGACTACCCTCGTGGGCCGCTTCTACGGGGCGGCTTCCACCGCACCAGCTTCGGTCTTCGGTAATCTTTTACGCCTCAGCACCACGGCCCACCTGCCGGAAGGCGGGCGGGAAATCAACGTCCTGGTAGAAGAAATCCTTTCCCGCCTCGACGAAGCCGGGGGCTTTCCCCGAACTCTGAATTTACCCCAGCAGGCGGAGTTTGCCCTCGGCTTTTACCACCAGCGGGCCTATTTCCGCGCGGGCCGAAGTAAAGGTAAAACAGGTACCCCTAGTGAGGAAGGAGGAAACTAA
- the cas1c gene encoding type I-C CRISPR-associated endonuclease Cas1c, translated as MEVIFQLLNTLYVQSQGAYLHLDHDTLKVEIDRVPRLQLPLHHLGGLVVFGNVSLSPFLIHRFAEDGRSVVWLDQNGQFRARLAGPVSGNVLLRRAQHEAYQDEDRRTALGRRFVAGKIRNARHVVLRGMRDNPGLAPQLEPCARELDTALKEVNNSEDLDEIRGIEGRAAVVYFSALKSLILVEEPSFKFEVRSKRPPRDPVNALLSFAYTLLANECISACESVGLDPQIGYLHALRPGRPALALDLMEEFRSFFADRLVLTLLNRRQITPKDFIERPGGAIYLTEGARQLFLEAYQKRKQEEVAHPLLGQKVPLGLLPHVQARLLARHLRGDAAEYAPFVAR; from the coding sequence ATGGAAGTGATATTTCAACTTCTGAACACCCTGTACGTTCAGTCCCAAGGCGCCTACCTCCACCTGGACCACGACACCCTTAAAGTAGAAATCGACCGGGTTCCCCGCCTCCAGCTGCCGTTGCACCACCTTGGCGGTCTGGTAGTGTTCGGCAATGTCTCCCTCAGTCCCTTTCTCATCCACCGGTTCGCCGAAGACGGCCGAAGCGTCGTATGGTTAGATCAGAACGGCCAGTTTCGGGCCCGTCTTGCCGGGCCGGTATCCGGAAACGTTCTCTTGCGCCGGGCACAGCACGAGGCCTACCAAGACGAAGACCGGCGTACAGCCCTCGGCCGCCGGTTTGTGGCCGGCAAAATCAGAAATGCCCGCCATGTGGTGCTGCGGGGCATGCGCGATAACCCAGGTTTAGCGCCCCAGCTTGAACCGTGCGCCCGCGAGCTGGATACAGCCTTAAAGGAGGTAAACAATTCCGAAGACCTCGATGAGATACGAGGTATAGAAGGACGGGCCGCCGTTGTATATTTTTCAGCCTTGAAGTCTCTGATCCTCGTCGAGGAGCCATCCTTTAAGTTCGAAGTCCGGAGCAAAAGGCCACCCCGGGACCCGGTCAATGCCCTATTATCCTTCGCGTACACTCTGCTGGCCAATGAGTGTATATCGGCATGTGAAAGTGTGGGTCTCGATCCCCAAATAGGATATCTCCATGCCCTGCGTCCCGGACGCCCGGCCCTGGCCTTAGATTTGATGGAAGAATTCCGTTCCTTTTTCGCCGACCGGTTGGTGCTCACCCTCTTAAATCGCCGCCAGATAACACCCAAGGATTTCATAGAACGCCCTGGAGGCGCCATCTATCTTACCGAAGGGGCCCGTCAACTCTTCCTCGAAGCTTACCAGAAACGCAAACAAGAGGAAGTGGCCCATCCTCTGCTAGGGCAAAAAGTCCCTTTAGGGCTTCTACCTCACGTTCAAGCGCGCCTTCTGGCGCGTCATCTTCGCGGAGATGCGGCCGAATACGCGCCGTTCGTTGCCCGATGA
- the cas5c gene encoding type I-C CRISPR-associated protein Cas5c, with protein sequence MEHRGLVTVKVWGEYACFTRPEFKVERVSYPVMTPSAARGVLEAIFWKPEFRYRVRAIGVLKMGSPTVILRNEISQRQGNRPLFVEDQRMQRSSLILEDVAYLIRAEMVLKPWATDPVYKYRDQFNRRIEKGQCHHRPYLGTREFAAHFAPAGEDDRPQPLNMELGNMLLDIAFVEDPSRPEMQFIRHGPQGPRRAAGHHRALFFQARLENGWLKVPVEKYQELCRLEGEEYV encoded by the coding sequence GTGGAACATAGGGGATTGGTGACGGTTAAAGTCTGGGGGGAATATGCCTGTTTTACCCGGCCGGAATTCAAGGTAGAGAGGGTAAGCTACCCCGTCATGACTCCTTCGGCTGCCCGGGGAGTGTTGGAAGCAATCTTTTGGAAGCCCGAGTTCCGCTACCGGGTTCGGGCCATCGGCGTACTGAAAATGGGTTCCCCGACCGTAATCTTGCGTAACGAAATCTCCCAACGGCAGGGAAATCGTCCCCTTTTTGTGGAAGACCAGCGTATGCAGCGCTCAAGCCTAATTCTAGAGGACGTGGCTTATCTGATACGCGCCGAGATGGTTCTGAAACCGTGGGCCACAGACCCCGTGTACAAGTACCGCGACCAATTCAACCGCCGCATAGAAAAGGGCCAGTGCCATCACCGGCCTTACCTGGGAACCCGGGAGTTTGCGGCCCACTTTGCCCCGGCAGGGGAAGACGACCGTCCCCAGCCCTTGAATATGGAACTGGGTAATATGCTCTTGGACATAGCCTTTGTAGAGGATCCGTCGCGACCTGAGATGCAATTTATCCGTCACGGCCCCCAGGGGCCACGCCGGGCCGCTGGCCATCATCGGGCCCTGTTTTTCCAGGCCCGCCTGGAAAACGGGTGGCTTAAAGTACCGGTAGAGAAATACCAAGAGCTATGCCGCCTGGAGGGCGAGGAATATGTTTAA
- a CDS encoding cell wall hydrolase gives MRKPWSYIWPALVALLLLAGTLWAWQYLPLGRTLPTQAGVPVGTSDEINLLARLIAAEASGEPYEGQVAVGAVVLNRVRSPLFPNTISGVIYEPWAFESVQNGLIWQGTDLTTATSAAIDALNGWDPTYGALFFWNPAKPVGPWIWTRTIVTQIGSHVFAL, from the coding sequence ATGCGCAAACCTTGGAGCTATATCTGGCCCGCTCTCGTGGCCCTTTTGCTCCTCGCCGGAACCCTCTGGGCCTGGCAGTATCTCCCCCTCGGTCGGACGTTGCCCACCCAGGCCGGTGTCCCCGTAGGGACCAGTGATGAAATCAACCTCCTCGCCCGGCTCATTGCCGCCGAGGCCAGCGGAGAACCATACGAAGGACAGGTGGCGGTAGGAGCCGTGGTCCTCAATCGGGTACGGTCTCCCCTGTTCCCCAACACCATCAGCGGTGTTATTTATGAGCCCTGGGCCTTTGAGAGCGTACAAAACGGCTTGATCTGGCAGGGAACCGACCTGACCACTGCCACCAGCGCAGCCATCGACGCCCTGAACGGCTGGGATCCTACTTACGGCGCCCTCTTTTTCTGGAATCCGGCCAAGCCGGTCGGTCCCTGGATCTGGACCCGCACCATAGTTACCCAGATCGGCAGTCATGTCTTTGCGCTCTGA